TGTCACGGCAGTCGAACTGATCGACGCACTCGTCGCCACAGCCGGTGGCCAGCATCGTCAGCGCCCCGAACAACGCACCCCACACCGCTCGCTTGGTCATTCTCATGCCTCCAAAGTCAGGGGGGGCGTCATAGCTTCGCGTTCACGGATGACGGGACGCCTTGAAGGGCCTGTCATCCGGGCTTGTCAGTGATTGAACGGCTCTGGGAAGAAGGGTGCTCAATGATCGACACGCACTGCCATCTGGACGCCTCGCGCTTCGACCCGGACCGCGACAGCGTTGTCACGCGCGCCTGGGCCGCGGGCCTGCACGGCATCCTCATTCCGGCGGTGGGGCCACAGACGTGGGAGCCGCTGCTGGAGCTGCCCCGCCGGGACGCGCGCATCCAGGTGGGGCTGGGCATCCATCCGCAGTTCCTGCCGGACCTGCGGCCGGAGGACGACGGCGCGCACCTGGAGCGGCTGGACGCGCTGCTGGCCCAGGGCGGCGCCGTCGCGGTGGGCGAGTGCGGACTGGACGGTCCGACGCTGCCGGGCGCCTCGCTGGAGCGGCAGCTGGCGGTGCTGCGCGGGCACCTGGCGCTGGCGCGCAAGCACGGGCTGCCGGTGCTGATGCACTGCCACCGGCTGCACCCGGCGATGATGGAGCTCCTGAAAGCGGAGGCCTGGCCGGAAGCCGGCATCCTCATGCACAGCTACAGCGGCGGCGCGGAGCTGGCGCGCTTCTACATCCAGAAGGGCTGCCACTTCTCCTTCGCGGGCCCGGTGACCTGGGCGGAGGCGCGCAAGCCGCTGGACGCCCTGCGCGTGATTCCGGCGGACCGGCTGGTGGCGGAGACGGACTCGCCGGACCAGGCGCCCACGCCCTTCCGGGGGCAGCGCTCCGAGCCGGGCTACCTGCCCCACATCCTCGCGGGCATGGCGCAGGTGCTGGGGGAGCCGGTGGAGGTGCTCGCCCAGCGGACGACCGAGAATGCCCGCCGCCTGTTCCGGGAAGCTTTCCCCTCCCCTTCGCGGTAGGCGAGCGTCGCGTGATAGAGGAGCCCTTCATGAACCCGCAGCCCGCCCCCACCCCCACCGCCGAGACCGAGGCGCCCCCCGCCTCCCCGGCCGCTTCGAACGTCATCGCGCCGGAAGCGTCGCTGGCGAAGCCCTTCAAGCTGTCGCGCCGCTTCGACCGCACGGCGCGCCTCTTGGGCGACAACGCCATGGAGCGGCTGGCCAACGCGCACGTGGTGGTGTTCGGCCTGGGCGGCGTGGGCAGCTTCACGGCGGAGGGCCTGGTGCGCAGCGGCGTGGGCCGGCTGACGCTGGTGGACCACGACGACGTGTGCGTCACCAACACCAACCGCCAGCTGCACGCGACGGTGAAGGCGGTGGGCAAGTCCAAGGCGGAGCTGATGGCGCAGCGCTGCCAGGAGATCAACCCGCAGGCGAAGGTGGAAGCGCTGCGCGAGTTCTACCGCGAGGAGCTGGCGGAGACGCTGCTGCCCGCGGGGAAGTACGACTTCGTGGTGGACGCCATCGACAACGTGAAGGCGAAGCTGCACCTGTTGCACCGGTGCGTGACGCTGGGCGTGCCGGTGGTCAGCTCCATGGGCGCGGCGGGCCGCCTGGACCCCACGGCCATCCGCGTGGAGGACCTGAGCGAGACGCACATGGACCCCTTCGCCAAGGACATCCGCAAGCTGCTCAAGCGCAAGTACGGCGTGGAGACGGAGCGCCACACGGGCATCACCGCCGTGTACTCCATTGAAACGCGCCGGCAGCCGGTGCCGCTCAACTACGACGACGCGACCGACGGCTTCCTGTGCGTCTGCCCGCAGGACAACGAGTTCCACACCTGCGACCACCGCACGCAGATTGACGGCAGCGTGGCCTTCGTCACCTCCGCCTTCGGCATGAACGCCGCGGGCGTGGTGGTGCGCCGGCTCGCTTCGGCGCGCTAGGCGACGCGGGGCCGGGCCTGCGCCACCGCGGGCTCGCGGCCACACGGACGGCGGAACACGCAGCGGGCACAGGCGTCCAGGTTGCCTGTCTGCGGGAACGCCTCCGAGTCCCTGGGCGTGTTGGTGGCCACGTCCTTGAGCAGCGAGCGCATCCCCTCCACGCTGCGGGCGAAGTGCTGGCGGAAGGAGTCCATGGCGGACGGGTCCACCGTCACGTCGTGCTCCAGCCCCTCGTTGAGGTACACGAGCGACGCGCGCACCTTCTCCAGCGGGTAGCGGTAGCGCTGCGCGATGTAGAGCGCGTAGCCCAGCACCTGCTCGTCGTAGCTCTCGCGCGAGCGGCCCGTCTTCCAGTCCACCACCACGACGGAGCCCTCCGCGTCCACGTAGGCGAAGTCCGGGATGGCGAAGGTCTTCACCCCGTCCAGGACGAAGTGGGCGAAGTCGAAGCCCGCGTCCACCTCCAGCCACTGCGCGGGCTTGAGCCCCTTGGCGATGCCGGGCCAGCGCGACTGGAAGAACCACGCGAGCGCGTTGCGCACCGTTTCGAAGTTCTGCTTCCAGGCCTCGTTGGGAATCTCTTCCGCGTACTCGTGCTCCGCGAGGCCGGTGAAGGGCTTGCGGTACTTCGTCGTCCAGTACGCCTTGGAGCGCGAGTGCCGGAAGTCGTCCTGCATCAGCTTGTGCGTGCGCGCCTCCACCTTGGCGGGATCCACGTCCCGGCCGGCGCGCCAGTCCAGCAGCACATCCTTGAGGGCCTCGTGCACGATGCTGCCCGCCCACGTGTAGCGGTTGTGCAGCTTCTTGAGGACGTAGAGCTCACGCACGTCCCGGGCCGCCTCCGCCTCCCAGCCGCCCCAGGAGCGGTAGTAGTAGAGGTAGTAGGCCCGGAGACACTCGGAGAACTTCTCGTGGCGGCTCTTGGACCAGGAGAAGTCGTTGGTGATGGGAGGACGGGCCATGGACGCGGGGCATCCTATAGACGATCGCCCGCCTCGCCAGAAGAGGGACGGGCGGCCGGACAACCGCCCCCTGCCGTCGGTAAAAACGCCGGGTGCGCCCGACCGTACGGGTATGGTGCCGCGCCTCCCCCGTGAAGAATCACATGAGCCCACGCAAGCGCACCGAATCCAGGGCCCTCCCCGCCCCCGTCTCCCCTGAGCGTCACACTGCCCTGCACGGTCCGCTGCTCTCCTGGTACGATCGGAACAAGCGCGACCTGCCCTGGCGCCGCACGCGCGATCCGTACGCCATCTGGCTCAGCGAGGTCATGCTCCAGCAGACGCAGGTGTCCACGGTCATCCCGTACTGGGAGCGTTTCCTCGCGCGCTTTCCCACGGTGAAGGCCCTGGCCTCCGCGCCCCTGGACGACGTGCTCTCCGGGTGGAAGGGGCTGGGCTACTACTCGCGCGCGCGCAACCTGCACCGCGCGGCGCAGGAGGTGGTGGAGCGCTTCGGCGGGAAGCTCCCGTCCACCGCGGAGGAGTTGCTCACCCTGCCCGGCTTCGGGCGCTACACCGCCGGGGCCGTGGCCTCCATCGCGTTTGGCGAGGAGGCCCCCATCGTGGACGGCAACGTGGCGCGCGTGCTGTCACGCCTCTTCGAGGTGGAGGGTCTGCCCGGGGACCGCGACCGTGAGGCCACGCTGTGGGCACTGGCCTCCGCGCTGGTGAAGGGCGAGCGGCCCGGGGACTTCAACCAGGCGCTGATGGAGCACGGCGCCACGGTGTGCCGGCCGGAGTCTCCGCTGTGCCTGCTGTGCCCCGTGCGCGACGGGTGCATCGCGTTCAAGAAGGGCCGCGTGGACGAGCTGCCTCCCGCCAAGGTGCGCGCCGCGCCCCGCAAGCTGTTCCTGGCGCTGGCCGTGTGGCCGCACGCGGGCACGCTGCTCTTCGCGCGCCGCGCGGACAAGGGCCTCTTCGGCGGCCTGTGGGAGCTGCCCGCCGTGGAGGTGGAGGAGGACACGCCGGAGGCCGAGGCGACAGAGCGCCTGTCCACGACGCTGGGCGCGCCGCTCACGCTGGAGGGCACGCTGGACAGCGTGCGAAGGCAGCTCACCCACCGCGACCTCACGCTGCGGCTGCTGCGCGTGACGGGCGCGACGCGGCCCACGAAGTCCGCCGCGTTCCAGGAGCTGCGCTGGTGCACGCCGCAAGAGGCGGAGGCGCTGGGCATGAGCACCGCGATGCAGCGCGCGCTCGACGCGGCGCTGGGGCATGGCGTGATGGGTGGCGAAGCCGTGCCCGCGAAGAAGGCTCCGGGTCGCGGCGGCAGGAGGGCAACCGGCCGCTGAAGCGTCTGGCGGCCCCGTGCTGGCGGACCGCGCGTACGGGCCCCTTCCGCTGGTGGATTTTCCGAGCGGGATGGCCCGTTGGTCCCTCAACACTTCGCGACCTGGGATGTCGCTCCGGCAACCCCGTACGCCTTGGGTCTCTTCCGCGCTGCTGGGGTGCGTCCGAAGCTTCAGGCCGCCTTTTCCAGGAGGAAGCCCGATGGCTCGTCAGAACGCGCAGAAGTCGCAACCGAACCCCGCGCCCAAGGCCGCTCCCGAGCGGACCGAGGACAAGAAGCCGGCGGTCACGGCGAGCGCGCCCACGAACAAGACCGCGGCGCCCACGCAGGAGCAGATTGCCCGCCGCGCCTACGAAATCTTCCAGGCCCGCGGCGGCACGCACGGCAACCCCGAGCAGGACTGGCACCAGGCCGAGCGCGAGCTGCGGCTCGGCCGTCAGTAGCCGCTCGCCACCACCGCCGTCCGCGCGTCAGTGCGCGGGCGGCAGTCCCTGGAGGGCCGGGCGCTCCGACTCCAGTGCCCGCTTCAGCCGGCGCTGGGCCTGCTTCAGCTCCTCCAGGATGCGCTCCGCGTCCACCACCGAGCGCATCGCCAGGCCGCACGCGGGCGTCAGCAGCACCGTGGACAGCGCGCGCGAGAAGCCGATGTCCCCCGGCAGCGCGGCCTTCAACGACGCCTCCACCGAGTCCGCCAGCTCCTCCACCGAATACGTGGACGCCAGGTCCGTGGGGATGACGCCCAGGCTCAGCGTGGCGCCCGAGTCGAGGAAGCGCTTCAGCGCCTCCGTCTCCTCCAGCATCGCGTCCAGCGACAGCCGCACGTCCAGCGAGACGAGGTCCGCCTGCGCGTCCAGCAGCACGCCCCAGTCCGTGTTGCCGCAGCAGTGCACGCCCACGAGCGCGCCCTCGCGCTGCAGCGCCACCACCAGGAGCCGCAGCTCCTGCTGCGCCAGCAGGTGCTGCGGGTTGAGCCGCACGTAGGCGTAGAGGCCGGGCTCGTCCAGGTAGAACAGGGGCGTGGTGCCCGTGCGCTTGAGGGCGCGCACCATGGCCAGCGCGCGCACCATCACCAGCCGGTACAGCGCCGCGTCCAGGCCCGGCACCGCCAGCACCGGCTCACCCGTGGCGGTGCGCACCACGGAGCGCACCGTGAAGGGGCCGGACAGCTGCGCCTTCGCGAAGGCGAGCTTGCGGTGCTCCACCTCCCAGAGGAACGGCTTCCACGCGCGGCACGCGTCCGCGGTGGGCTCGAAGGACTCCAGGTCCCCGGAGGCGAGCGCCGCCTCCAGCCGCGCCTCGAAGGCCGCGCGCCCGTTGTTCCACGCGTCCACGTCCACCGTGCAGACGCCGTCCTCGTCGAAGCGCAGGCCCGGCAGGCCCTCCAGCGCGGCCGGAATCATCAGCTCCGACGGATGCCCCACCGGCAGCTGCGGCAGGAACGGGATGTCCATGGCGAGCGCGGCTTGCAGACCCAGTTCCACCTGGGTGTGCGGCAGGCTGCCGATGCCCGTCGTGGCACACGCGGGCAGGAGCTGGACGGCGCGACGGATGGTGGGCGAAGGCATGGCGGCAATCTAACCCGTCCGGCGCGGCAGGGCCCGGGCTTCGGGCCCCCAACGCATCAAGTCACCGAGAAATACGTCGCATTCGGGTGGTGGAAGACGATGGCGGACACGCTCGCCTCGGGCTCCATCATGCAGCCGTCGGTGAGCTGCACGCCGATCTCCTCCGGCTTGAGCGCGGCGAAGAGCTTCGTCTGGTCCTCCAGCCGGGGGCACGCCGGGTAGCCGAACGAGTAGCGCTTGCCGGTGTACTCCGCGCGGAAGCGCTCCAGCATCGTCATGTCCGCCCGGTCCGGGAAGCCCCACATGCTGCGCAGCTGCGTGTGCAAGAGCTCCGCGTAGCCCTCCGCCGTCTCCAGCGCCAGGGCCTGCACCGCGTGCATCTTGAGGAACTCGCCCTTCGCCTTGAAGCCGTCCGCCAGCTCACGGATGCCGGAGCCCGCGGTGGTGACGAACAGCGACAGCGCGTCCACCGGCTTGCCGTTGTGCAGCGGCTTCACGTAGTCCGCCAGGCACAGGCCGTTGTCCTTGTCCTGCCGGGGGAAGTCGAAGGACGTCACCTGCTCGCCCGTCGTGCCGTCGAAGAGCAGCACGCGGTCGCCGTCGCTGGCCGCCTTGAAGAACTGGAACACCGAGCGCGCCTGCATCACGCCGCCGCGCAAGAGCGTCTTCAGCTCCTCCACCGCCTCCTTCAGCGCCAGCGCCTTGCGGCCCTCTTCCGTCTTCGCGAGCTCCGCTTCCGCCGGGGTGCCCAGCGCGCGCGACGACGTGCGCTGGCCCAGGTGGCGGCCGTAGAGCATCACCGGGTTGATGAACTTCCAGATGTGATCCAACGGCGTGTTGGTGAGCACGTGCCGCGCGAAGTCCGGCGCGGGCGGCACCGCGTCCAGCACCGGCACCTCCGTGCTGCGCGAGCGGCGCACCGGGGCGGCGGGCGCGGGGCGCTCCTTCGCCTCCTGCGCCAGCTTCAGCCGGCGCGCGGCCAGGTCGTCCCGCAGCTTCGCGTGCGCACCCGGCTCCACGATCTGCTTCGCCAGCTCCAGGCCGTTCATCGCGTCCTGCGCGTAGGCCACCGTGCCGCCGCCGTAGGCCGGGGCGATGTTGCGGTCCACGAAGTTGCGGCTGAGCGCGGCGCCGCCCACCAGGATGGGCGTCTCCACGCCCGCGCGCTTCAGGTCCTCCGCGGTGGCCACCATCTGGTGCGCGCTCTTCACCAGCAGGCCCGACAGGCCCAGGATGTCCGGGCGGTGTTCGCGCACCGCCTGCACCAACTGCTCGGGCGGGACCTTGATGCCCAGGTTCACCACCTGGAAGCCGTTGTTGGCGAGGATGATCTCCACCAGGTTCTTGCCGATGTCGTGCACGTCCCCCTTCACCGTCGCGAGGACGATCTTGCCGCGCGACGCCGTCTGGGTCTGGCTCATGTGCGGCTCCAGGTGGCTCACCGCCGCCTTCATGGACTCCGCGCTCTGGAGCACCTCCGCGACGATGAGCTCGTTGGCGCCGAAGAGGCGGCCCACCTCGTCCATGCCCTTCATCAGCGGCCCGTTGATGATGTCCAGCGGCGACATCTCCTTCATCGCCAGGTCCAGGTCCGCCGTCAGTCCGTCGCGCGTGCCCTCGATGATGTAGCGCTGGAGCCGCTCGTTCAGCGGCAGGCTGCTCACCTGCGCGCGTGCGGGCTTGCGCTCGCGGAAGTGCGCCGCGAAGGGCGTCACGGGGTCCGTGCCCCGGTTGTAGAGGAGGTCCTCGGACAGCCGGCGCTCCTCTTCCGGTAGCGACGGGTAGCGCTCCAGCTTCTCCGAGTTGACGAGCGCCATGTCCAGGCCCGCCTGCACGCAGTGGTACAGGAACACGGAGTTGAGCACCTCGCGGCCCGCGGTGGGCAGGCCGAAGGACACGTTGCTGATGCCCAGCACCGTGCGGCACTGCGGGAAGCGCTGCTTGATCAGGCGCACGCCTTCAATCGTCTCCACGCCGCTGCCGGTGTACTGCGCGTCGCCAGAGGCGCAG
This window of the Corallococcus macrosporus genome carries:
- a CDS encoding TatD family hydrolase, encoding MIDTHCHLDASRFDPDRDSVVTRAWAAGLHGILIPAVGPQTWEPLLELPRRDARIQVGLGIHPQFLPDLRPEDDGAHLERLDALLAQGGAVAVGECGLDGPTLPGASLERQLAVLRGHLALARKHGLPVLMHCHRLHPAMMELLKAEAWPEAGILMHSYSGGAELARFYIQKGCHFSFAGPVTWAEARKPLDALRVIPADRLVAETDSPDQAPTPFRGQRSEPGYLPHILAGMAQVLGEPVEVLAQRTTENARRLFREAFPSPSR
- a CDS encoding vitamin B12 dependent-methionine synthase activation domain-containing protein; amino-acid sequence: TPKPRSSLSGVDYLEVTDEQRPIIVGERTNVIGSKKFKELIVAGAFDDASEIARAQVRRAAQVIDICLANPDRDELEDMRHFLEVVVKKVRVPLMIDSTDEKVIAMALTYCQGKAIINSVNLEDGEERFEKVVPLAKAFGAALVVGCIDEVGMAVTRDRKLAVAERSYELLTQKYGMRPEDLYFDPLVFPCASGDAQYTGSGVETIEGVRLIKQRFPQCRTVLGISNVSFGLPTAGREVLNSVFLYHCVQAGLDMALVNSEKLERYPSLPEEERRLSEDLLYNRGTDPVTPFAAHFRERKPARAQVSSLPLNERLQRYIIEGTRDGLTADLDLAMKEMSPLDIINGPLMKGMDEVGRLFGANELIVAEVLQSAESMKAAVSHLEPHMSQTQTASRGKIVLATVKGDVHDIGKNLVEIILANNGFQVVNLGIKVPPEQLVQAVREHRPDILGLSGLLVKSAHQMVATAEDLKRAGVETPILVGGAALSRNFVDRNIAPAYGGGTVAYAQDAMNGLELAKQIVEPGAHAKLRDDLAARRLKLAQEAKERPAPAAPVRRSRSTEVPVLDAVPPAPDFARHVLTNTPLDHIWKFINPVMLYGRHLGQRTSSRALGTPAEAELAKTEEGRKALALKEAVEELKTLLRGGVMQARSVFQFFKAASDGDRVLLFDGTTGEQVTSFDFPRQDKDNGLCLADYVKPLHNGKPVDALSLFVTTAGSGIRELADGFKAKGEFLKMHAVQALALETAEGYAELLHTQLRSMWGFPDRADMTMLERFRAEYTGKRYSFGYPACPRLEDQTKLFAALKPEEIGVQLTDGCMMEPEASVSAIVFHHPNATYFSVT
- a CDS encoding tRNA threonylcarbamoyladenosine dehydratase, yielding MNPQPAPTPTAETEAPPASPAASNVIAPEASLAKPFKLSRRFDRTARLLGDNAMERLANAHVVVFGLGGVGSFTAEGLVRSGVGRLTLVDHDDVCVTNTNRQLHATVKAVGKSKAELMAQRCQEINPQAKVEALREFYREELAETLLPAGKYDFVVDAIDNVKAKLHLLHRCVTLGVPVVSSMGAAGRLDPTAIRVEDLSETHMDPFAKDIRKLLKRKYGVETERHTGITAVYSIETRRQPVPLNYDDATDGFLCVCPQDNEFHTCDHRTQIDGSVAFVTSAFGMNAAGVVVRRLASAR
- the mutY gene encoding A/G-specific adenine glycosylase; the encoded protein is MSPRKRTESRALPAPVSPERHTALHGPLLSWYDRNKRDLPWRRTRDPYAIWLSEVMLQQTQVSTVIPYWERFLARFPTVKALASAPLDDVLSGWKGLGYYSRARNLHRAAQEVVERFGGKLPSTAEELLTLPGFGRYTAGAVASIAFGEEAPIVDGNVARVLSRLFEVEGLPGDRDREATLWALASALVKGERPGDFNQALMEHGATVCRPESPLCLLCPVRDGCIAFKKGRVDELPPAKVRAAPRKLFLALAVWPHAGTLLFARRADKGLFGGLWELPAVEVEEDTPEAEATERLSTTLGAPLTLEGTLDSVRRQLTHRDLTLRLLRVTGATRPTKSAAFQELRWCTPQEAEALGMSTAMQRALDAALGHGVMGGEAVPAKKAPGRGGRRATGR
- a CDS encoding PD-(D/E)XK nuclease family protein translates to MARPPITNDFSWSKSRHEKFSECLRAYYLYYYRSWGGWEAEAARDVRELYVLKKLHNRYTWAGSIVHEALKDVLLDWRAGRDVDPAKVEARTHKLMQDDFRHSRSKAYWTTKYRKPFTGLAEHEYAEEIPNEAWKQNFETVRNALAWFFQSRWPGIAKGLKPAQWLEVDAGFDFAHFVLDGVKTFAIPDFAYVDAEGSVVVVDWKTGRSRESYDEQVLGYALYIAQRYRYPLEKVRASLVYLNEGLEHDVTVDPSAMDSFRQHFARSVEGMRSLLKDVATNTPRDSEAFPQTGNLDACARCVFRRPCGREPAVAQARPRVA
- a CDS encoding DUF2934 domain-containing protein, translating into MARQNAQKSQPNPAPKAAPERTEDKKPAVTASAPTNKTAAPTQEQIARRAYEIFQARGGTHGNPEQDWHQAERELRLGRQ